Proteins encoded in a region of the Miscanthus floridulus cultivar M001 unplaced genomic scaffold, ASM1932011v1 fs_832_1_2, whole genome shotgun sequence genome:
- the LOC136533265 gene encoding uncharacterized protein, translating to MSYFKLPNNDSPNKDEVQQPWPLSVEGSSDLSSPDQSPPWSSEEESFEDAYGASKDDDYDGASDAEEEDEEEEQEDDVDDDDNEPPAKRRRKDDPRSDSEDFLRFSLDLLILLV from the coding sequence ATGTCGTACTTCAAGCTTCCCAACAATGACTCACCCAACAAGGATGAGGTGCAGCAGCCATGGCCCTTGAGCGTTGAGGGCTCCAGCGACTTAAGCTCTCCTGATCAGAGTCCTCCCTGGTCCTCTGAGGAGGAGAGCTTCGAGGACGCCTACGGCGCCTCGAAGGATGATGACTATGATggtgccagcgacgccgaggaggaagacgaggaggaggagcaggaggacgacgtcgatgatgatgacaatgagccTCCAGCCAAGCGGCGGAGGAAGGATGATCCTCGCTCTGACAGCGAGGATTTTCTTAGATTTAGTTTAGATTTATTAATTTTATTAGTTTAG